A single region of the Garra rufa chromosome 6, GarRuf1.0, whole genome shotgun sequence genome encodes:
- the kitb gene encoding KIT proto-oncogene, receptor tyrosine kinase b isoform X1 yields MGHVWFLRTVLLLFAVPGGWFKPVITPNATHLVIPKGGQLELSCHDDAEASKVRWMREKGRKIEGGKEEDGASIILLTSTQVQHMGRYICENTQTQEKSSIYIYVKDLENPFVRTMVDGLLVREGEDGTISCLVTDPAVKNLSLLTCTGSGLPAGLTYIAHPQKGITIKNVSRAFEGCYVCAGEMDEKPVKSNPYSLSVRPVPETVPVISLTRIENVLLIQGEEFLLNCSTININHDIRLSWSMPSEAMANQSRKSNILPGSREYQHSIGLHIASVTMDDAGLYRCIARNEKGVSMATVSLEVYEHGFINLTEREDSVMEVKEGESMTLSVEMSSYPTPTDVYWIYNNQQLKNTSEHVITLHNQQYRYISELRLVRVHGSEGGIYTFSANHTYASVNKSFTVHVICKPVIVSQEGPVDGQVRCVASGYPVPKISWYYCELPHTRCSHLLNATQADEEFAVVTVSGAEFGRSEVESRLNVSKGKFHTLECVATTQGEQAYTLFSISERTVPHKLFTPLLSGVVSTSVLLSFFLVVLLYKYMQKPKYEIHWKVIDSFDGNNYTYIDPTQLPYDPKWEFPRERLRFGKILGSGAFGKVVAATAYGLCSADTVTTVAVKMLKPSAHSTEKEALMSELKVLSYIGNHINIVNLLGACTVGGPTLVITEYCCYGDLLNFLRRKRDAFFSSKTGDGYYKNLLSQTQPSREGTDNGYMPMRSYQKRSNQTGRCISKEHKQNTTNFTTNIYYLTFFNLYSLSEWCDDKDDLSLDTEDLLSFSYQVAKGMDFLTSKNCIHRDLAARNVLLTQGRVAKICDFGLARDITRDSNYVLRGNARLPVKWMSPESLFACVYTFESDVWSYGILLWEIFSLGNTPYPGIPVGSTFYKMIQDGYRMSEPEFAPSEVYEVMRWCWSADPLKRPTFKKLVERTELLLSETTKHDYLNLSTSGSCDAFVPPGLQRAQRLSSVGSSTASTQPLLQATNDVFLEHQSI; encoded by the exons ATGGGTCACGTTTGGTTTTTACGCACAGTTCTACTTTTATTCGCTGTACCTGGAG GATGGTTTAAACCTGTTATCACTCCCAATGCCACTCATCTGGTGATACCTAAAGGTGGACAACTGGAGCTCAGTTGTCATGATGATGCAGAGGCGAGCAAGGTGCGATGGATGCGGGAAAAAGGTCGGAAAATTGAAGGAGGGAAAGAGGAAGATGGAGCCAGTATCATCCTCCTCACCTCCACACAGGTACAGCATATGGGCCGGTACATCTgtgaaaacacacaaacacaagagaaGAGCTCCATCTACATCTATGTGAAAG ATTTGGAGAACCCTTTTGTGCGCACTATGGTGGACGGCCTTTTGGTGAGGGAAGGAGAGGATGGGACTATTTCTTGTTTAGTAACAGATCCAGCCGTCAAAAACCTCTCCCTTCTGACCTGTACTGGTTCTGGTCTACCTGCTGGACTCACCTACATTGCACACCCTCAGAAAGGGATCACCATCAAAAATGTCTCCAGAGCTTTTGAGGGCTGCTACGTTTGTGCAGGAGAGATGGATGAAAAACCTGTGAAATCAAACCCATATAGCTTGAGTGTGCGGCCAG TCCCAGAGACAGTGCCAGTGATCAGCCTTACCCGAATCGAAAATGTGCTTCTGATCCAGGGTGAGGAGTTTTTGCTCAACTGCAGCACCATTAACATCAACCATGATATCCGGCTGAGCTGGAGTATGCCTTCTGAAGCG ATGGCAAACCAGAGCCGTAAATCAAACATCCTGCCCGGTTCCCGAGAATATCAGCACTCAATAGGACTTCACATCGCATCTGTGACGATGGATGACGCAGGACTCTATCGATGTATTGCGAGGAATGAGAAAGGTGTCTCTATGGCAACTGTCAGTTTGGAggtttacg AGCATGGTTTCATTAACCTCACGGAGAGAGAGGACAGTGTGATGGAGGTGAAAGAGGGAGAAAGTATGACCCTCAGCGTGGAGATGTCTTCATACCCCACACCCACTGATGTCTACTGGATTTATAACAACCAACAGCTCAAAAACACATCCGAACACGTCATTACACTGCATAATCAGCAGTACAG GTACATCAGTGAATTAAGGCTGGTTCGAGTTCATGGATCAGAGGGCGGGATCTATACTTTCTCAGCCAATCACACATATGCATCTGTCAATAAGTCATTCACCGTCCATGTTATAT GCAAACCAGTGATAGTTTCCCAGGAGGGGCCGGTTGATGGACAGGTGCGGTGTGTTGCTTCAGGATATCCTGTCCCAAAAATATCTTGGTATTACTGCGAGCTGCCACATACACG GTGTTCCCACCTGTTGAATGCAACACAGGCAGATGAAGAGTTTGCTGTGGTAACAGTATCAGGGGCAGAATTTGGACGAAGTGAGGTGGAGAGTCGACTTAATGTCAGCAAAGGAAAATTTCACACTCTTGAGTGTGTGGCAACAACCCAAGGCGAGCAGGCCTACACCCTATTTTCCATCAGCG AGAGAACAGTGCCTCATAAACTCTTCACACCTCTGTTGTCTGGTGTCGTGTCCACTAGTGTTCTGCTCAGCTTCTTTTTGGTGGTTCTGCTCTACAAATACATGCAG AAACCCAAATATGAGATCCATTGGAAGGTGATCGACAGTTTTGATGGCAACAATTACACCTATATAGACCCAACCCAGCTGCCTTATGACCCCAAATGGGAGTTTCCACGGGAGAGACTGCGTTTTG GTAAAATCCTCGGCTCTGGAGCATTTGGTAAAGTGGTGGCAGCTACAGCATATGGACTTTGCTCAGCTGACACTGTCACTACTGTTGCTGTAAAAATGCTAAAAC CGAGTGCTCACTCCACTGAGAAGGAGGCTCTAATGTCAGAGTTAAAAGTGCTGAGCTACATTGGCAATCATATAAACATTGTGAATTTACTTGGCGCCTGTACAGTAGGAG GCCCCACTCTGGTGATCACAGAATACTGTTGTTATGGTGACCTTTTGAATTTCCTAAGAAGAAAGCGGGATGCATTTTTCAGTTCCAAAACAGGCGATGGATATTACAAAAATCTGCTCAGCCAAACACAGCCTTCAAG AGAGGGCACTGATAATGGATACATGCCCATGAGGTCGTATCAGAAGAGATCGAATCAGACAGGTAGGTGCATCTCAAAAGAACACAAGCAAAATACAACCAACTTCACTACCAACATTTATTATTTGACATTTTTCAATCTGTATTCTCTCTCAGAATGGTGCGATGATAAAGATGATCTCTCTTTGGATACTGAGGATTTACTCAGCTTCTCATATCAAGTGGCTAAAGGCATGGACTTCCTTACATCCAAAAAT TGTATCCACAGAGATCTGGCTGCCAGGAATGTATTACTGACTCAGGGTCGGGTAGCGAAGATTTGTGATTTCGGTTTGGCACGTGACATCACTAGAGATTCCAACTACGTCCTGAGAGGAAAT GCACGCTTACCGGTGAAATGGATGTCCCCAGAAAGCCTGTTTGCTTGCGTGTACACTTTTGAGAGCGACGTCTGGTCCTACGGCATCTTATTGTGGGAGATCTTCTCTCTGG GTAACACGCCGTATCCAGGTATTCCAGTTGGATCCACATTCTATAAGATGATACAAGATGGATACAGAATGAGTGAGCCTGAATTTGCCCCAAGTGAAGT TTATGAGGTAATGAGATGGTGTTGGAGCGCTGACCCTCTGAAGAGACCAACCTTCAAGAAACTGGTGGAAAGGACTGAACTCCTGCTGTCGGAAACCACCAAACAT GATTACTTGAATCTCAGCACTAGTGGAAGCTGTGACGCATTTGTTCCTCCAGGCCTGCAGAGGGCACAAAGGCTGAGTTCTGTGGGCAGCTCGACAGCCTCAACTCAACCCCTGCTGCAGGCAACAAATGATGTTTTTCTGGAACATCAGAGCATATAA
- the kitb gene encoding KIT proto-oncogene, receptor tyrosine kinase b isoform X2, with translation MGHVWFLRTVLLLFAVPGGWFKPVITPNATHLVIPKGGQLELSCHDDAEASKVRWMREKGRKIEGGKEEDGASIILLTSTQVQHMGRYICENTQTQEKSSIYIYVKDLENPFVRTMVDGLLVREGEDGTISCLVTDPAVKNLSLLTCTGSGLPAGLTYIAHPQKGITIKNVSRAFEGCYVCAGEMDEKPVKSNPYSLSVRPVPETVPVISLTRIENVLLIQGEEFLLNCSTININHDIRLSWSMPSEAMANQSRKSNILPGSREYQHSIGLHIASVTMDDAGLYRCIARNEKGVSMATVSLEVYEHGFINLTEREDSVMEVKEGESMTLSVEMSSYPTPTDVYWIYNNQQLKNTSEHVITLHNQQYRYISELRLVRVHGSEGGIYTFSANHTYASVNKSFTVHVICKPVIVSQEGPVDGQVRCVASGYPVPKISWYYCELPHTRCSHLLNATQADEEFAVVTVSGAEFGRSEVESRLNVSKGKFHTLECVATTQGEQAYTLFSISERTVPHKLFTPLLSGVVSTSVLLSFFLVVLLYKYMQKPKYEIHWKVIDSFDGNNYTYIDPTQLPYDPKWEFPRERLRFGKILGSGAFGKVVAATAYGLCSADTVTTVAVKMLKPSAHSTEKEALMSELKVLSYIGNHINIVNLLGACTVGGPTLVITEYCCYGDLLNFLRRKRDAFFSSKTGDGYYKNLLSQTQPSREGTDNGYMPMRSYQKRSNQTEWCDDKDDLSLDTEDLLSFSYQVAKGMDFLTSKNCIHRDLAARNVLLTQGRVAKICDFGLARDITRDSNYVLRGNARLPVKWMSPESLFACVYTFESDVWSYGILLWEIFSLGNTPYPGIPVGSTFYKMIQDGYRMSEPEFAPSEVYEVMRWCWSADPLKRPTFKKLVERTELLLSETTKHDYLNLSTSGSCDAFVPPGLQRAQRLSSVGSSTASTQPLLQATNDVFLEHQSI, from the exons ATGGGTCACGTTTGGTTTTTACGCACAGTTCTACTTTTATTCGCTGTACCTGGAG GATGGTTTAAACCTGTTATCACTCCCAATGCCACTCATCTGGTGATACCTAAAGGTGGACAACTGGAGCTCAGTTGTCATGATGATGCAGAGGCGAGCAAGGTGCGATGGATGCGGGAAAAAGGTCGGAAAATTGAAGGAGGGAAAGAGGAAGATGGAGCCAGTATCATCCTCCTCACCTCCACACAGGTACAGCATATGGGCCGGTACATCTgtgaaaacacacaaacacaagagaaGAGCTCCATCTACATCTATGTGAAAG ATTTGGAGAACCCTTTTGTGCGCACTATGGTGGACGGCCTTTTGGTGAGGGAAGGAGAGGATGGGACTATTTCTTGTTTAGTAACAGATCCAGCCGTCAAAAACCTCTCCCTTCTGACCTGTACTGGTTCTGGTCTACCTGCTGGACTCACCTACATTGCACACCCTCAGAAAGGGATCACCATCAAAAATGTCTCCAGAGCTTTTGAGGGCTGCTACGTTTGTGCAGGAGAGATGGATGAAAAACCTGTGAAATCAAACCCATATAGCTTGAGTGTGCGGCCAG TCCCAGAGACAGTGCCAGTGATCAGCCTTACCCGAATCGAAAATGTGCTTCTGATCCAGGGTGAGGAGTTTTTGCTCAACTGCAGCACCATTAACATCAACCATGATATCCGGCTGAGCTGGAGTATGCCTTCTGAAGCG ATGGCAAACCAGAGCCGTAAATCAAACATCCTGCCCGGTTCCCGAGAATATCAGCACTCAATAGGACTTCACATCGCATCTGTGACGATGGATGACGCAGGACTCTATCGATGTATTGCGAGGAATGAGAAAGGTGTCTCTATGGCAACTGTCAGTTTGGAggtttacg AGCATGGTTTCATTAACCTCACGGAGAGAGAGGACAGTGTGATGGAGGTGAAAGAGGGAGAAAGTATGACCCTCAGCGTGGAGATGTCTTCATACCCCACACCCACTGATGTCTACTGGATTTATAACAACCAACAGCTCAAAAACACATCCGAACACGTCATTACACTGCATAATCAGCAGTACAG GTACATCAGTGAATTAAGGCTGGTTCGAGTTCATGGATCAGAGGGCGGGATCTATACTTTCTCAGCCAATCACACATATGCATCTGTCAATAAGTCATTCACCGTCCATGTTATAT GCAAACCAGTGATAGTTTCCCAGGAGGGGCCGGTTGATGGACAGGTGCGGTGTGTTGCTTCAGGATATCCTGTCCCAAAAATATCTTGGTATTACTGCGAGCTGCCACATACACG GTGTTCCCACCTGTTGAATGCAACACAGGCAGATGAAGAGTTTGCTGTGGTAACAGTATCAGGGGCAGAATTTGGACGAAGTGAGGTGGAGAGTCGACTTAATGTCAGCAAAGGAAAATTTCACACTCTTGAGTGTGTGGCAACAACCCAAGGCGAGCAGGCCTACACCCTATTTTCCATCAGCG AGAGAACAGTGCCTCATAAACTCTTCACACCTCTGTTGTCTGGTGTCGTGTCCACTAGTGTTCTGCTCAGCTTCTTTTTGGTGGTTCTGCTCTACAAATACATGCAG AAACCCAAATATGAGATCCATTGGAAGGTGATCGACAGTTTTGATGGCAACAATTACACCTATATAGACCCAACCCAGCTGCCTTATGACCCCAAATGGGAGTTTCCACGGGAGAGACTGCGTTTTG GTAAAATCCTCGGCTCTGGAGCATTTGGTAAAGTGGTGGCAGCTACAGCATATGGACTTTGCTCAGCTGACACTGTCACTACTGTTGCTGTAAAAATGCTAAAAC CGAGTGCTCACTCCACTGAGAAGGAGGCTCTAATGTCAGAGTTAAAAGTGCTGAGCTACATTGGCAATCATATAAACATTGTGAATTTACTTGGCGCCTGTACAGTAGGAG GCCCCACTCTGGTGATCACAGAATACTGTTGTTATGGTGACCTTTTGAATTTCCTAAGAAGAAAGCGGGATGCATTTTTCAGTTCCAAAACAGGCGATGGATATTACAAAAATCTGCTCAGCCAAACACAGCCTTCAAG AGAGGGCACTGATAATGGATACATGCCCATGAGGTCGTATCAGAAGAGATCGAATCAGACAG AATGGTGCGATGATAAAGATGATCTCTCTTTGGATACTGAGGATTTACTCAGCTTCTCATATCAAGTGGCTAAAGGCATGGACTTCCTTACATCCAAAAAT TGTATCCACAGAGATCTGGCTGCCAGGAATGTATTACTGACTCAGGGTCGGGTAGCGAAGATTTGTGATTTCGGTTTGGCACGTGACATCACTAGAGATTCCAACTACGTCCTGAGAGGAAAT GCACGCTTACCGGTGAAATGGATGTCCCCAGAAAGCCTGTTTGCTTGCGTGTACACTTTTGAGAGCGACGTCTGGTCCTACGGCATCTTATTGTGGGAGATCTTCTCTCTGG GTAACACGCCGTATCCAGGTATTCCAGTTGGATCCACATTCTATAAGATGATACAAGATGGATACAGAATGAGTGAGCCTGAATTTGCCCCAAGTGAAGT TTATGAGGTAATGAGATGGTGTTGGAGCGCTGACCCTCTGAAGAGACCAACCTTCAAGAAACTGGTGGAAAGGACTGAACTCCTGCTGTCGGAAACCACCAAACAT GATTACTTGAATCTCAGCACTAGTGGAAGCTGTGACGCATTTGTTCCTCCAGGCCTGCAGAGGGCACAAAGGCTGAGTTCTGTGGGCAGCTCGACAGCCTCAACTCAACCCCTGCTGCAGGCAACAAATGATGTTTTTCTGGAACATCAGAGCATATAA